The genomic interval CCTCCCCTATATGTTCTCATTTTTATTTTGGTTTTTTTAATTATTTATTCTTTTTCTTTTAACCTTGAGAATTTATGTTTCCTTGAGTTTGGTTACTAAAAAATTTTTTAGGACAATGTTGCAATAGTTCTTATACTTCCCCCTCCATCTCCAACAGGAACACTCTGCCCATTCTTACCACAATAACCAACACTCAACTTAAATTCCTTTGTTACAGCATCGACATTATACAATATACTCAATATCTCTCCACTTAACCCAGCGTCTTTTAAAGGATTGGTTAATTCCCCATTTTCAATTAAGAATGCCTCAACTGCACTAAATTGGAACAATCCCTTTCCAGTATCAACTTGCCCCCCTCTTGAACCTTTTAAGAATATTCCATACTTTGTATCTTCCAACAACTCCTCAAAGTTCCAATCTCCCGGTTTTATAAATGTGTTACTCATCCTTACTATTGGCTTATTTAATCCCTCTGCCCTCGCATTTCCTGTAACTTCCATATTTAACCTTCCTGCGGTCTCCCTTGTGTGAAGGAAGTTCTTTAATACACCATTTTCAATTATTATTGTTTCTCTCCCCTTAACCCCTTCATCATCATACTTATATGAACCAAAACCCTCAACCTCTGGGCTATCTATAACTGTTACGTATTCACTTCCAACTTTTTCCCCAATTTTGTCTTTAAAGACGCTGTCATTTTGTAAAACCAAATCTGCCTCTGATGCATGCCCTACAGCCTCATGGATAAATACTCCTGTCAATTCTGGGTCGAGAATAACTTTAAATTTCCCCTTTGGGCAAGATTTT from Methanotorris formicicus Mc-S-70 carries:
- a CDS encoding TldD/PmbA family protein; its protein translation is MVDIEKLEKLLEVGTYADIRINHGESNHIILKDGKIDEISSGVGGGVVVRVLYKNAWGFATSNDLHDIENLINKAYKMAKVSNEYTDKEVILKDVKSVVDKVKIKAKINPKDVDIDEKKEFVLLAHENMFGDKVVSTSVSYSDAVGYSLFMSSEGTRIESERMRTIMYLTAVAKDGTLQYASERVGGDGFEVIKNANIENIAKSAKERAIRLLYAKSCPKGKFKVILDPELTGVFIHEAVGHASEADLVLQNDSVFKDKIGEKVGSEYVTVIDSPEVEGFGSYKYDDEGVKGRETIIIENGVLKNFLHTRETAGRLNMEVTGNARAEGLNKPIVRMSNTFIKPGDWNFEELLEDTKYGIFLKGSRGGQVDTGKGLFQFSAVEAFLIENGELTNPLKDAGLSGEILSILYNVDAVTKEFKLSVGYCGKNGQSVPVGDGGGSIRTIATLS